The proteins below come from a single Thermoanaerobaculia bacterium genomic window:
- a CDS encoding Rieske 2Fe-2S domain-containing protein, whose protein sequence is MHVEPPPLADPLLDTRRRWVTRLLGTTLGATILSFLYPVLRYLVPPVTSEPSLSELELPFKASELAPNSGRIVPFGGKPILVFRTVSGELKALSAVCTHLNCTVQYRKERSDIWCACHNGVYNTDGGNVSGPPPRPLLPLEVNVRGDKIVVRKV, encoded by the coding sequence ATGCACGTGGAACCCCCGCCGCTCGCCGATCCGCTCCTGGATACGAGGCGGCGGTGGGTTACCCGCCTCCTCGGCACCACGCTCGGCGCCACGATCCTCTCGTTCCTCTATCCGGTGCTCCGGTACCTCGTTCCCCCGGTCACGTCCGAACCGTCGCTTTCGGAGCTCGAGCTTCCGTTCAAGGCCTCGGAGCTCGCGCCGAACTCGGGACGGATCGTGCCGTTCGGCGGCAAGCCGATCCTCGTCTTTCGCACGGTCTCCGGGGAGCTGAAGGCTCTTTCGGCCGTCTGCACGCATCTGAACTGCACGGTGCAGTACCGCAAGGAACGTTCGGACATCTGGTGCGCCTGCCACAACGGCGTCTACAACACCGACGGCGGCAACGTTTCCGGCCCCCCGCCGCGCCCCCTGCTCCCGCTCGAAGTCAACGTTCGAGGAGACAAGATCGTTGTCCGCAAAGTCTGA
- a CDS encoding enoyl-CoA hydratase/isomerase family protein → MIAAEIVDGVVLLRMDDGKANAIQGRFLGALDAALDEAGDAAPLVLTGARRIFSAGLDLPALAGLSRPAMDELMREFHRVMLRLFLRPAPVVCAVNGHAIAGGCILAMQGDRRVMADGEGKIGVNEVRLGLSLPAIAVETFRAQLAPPALAAAALEGHLFSPAEAAAAGLVDEVAPAGDLVARAVLAARALAPDGPAFAEMKRLLRRPAAEALSRSRDEDSCAWLDGWFSEPAQRRIGETVAKLKGRSA, encoded by the coding sequence ATGATCGCAGCCGAGATCGTCGACGGGGTCGTCCTCCTCCGGATGGACGACGGGAAAGCGAACGCCATCCAGGGCCGTTTCCTCGGGGCGCTCGACGCCGCGCTGGACGAAGCCGGCGACGCCGCGCCGCTCGTGCTCACCGGTGCGCGCCGGATCTTCAGCGCCGGGCTCGACCTCCCCGCGCTCGCCGGCCTGTCCCGGCCGGCCATGGACGAGCTGATGCGGGAATTTCATCGTGTGATGCTCCGCCTCTTTCTCCGCCCGGCGCCGGTCGTCTGCGCCGTGAACGGTCACGCGATCGCCGGCGGGTGCATCCTCGCCATGCAGGGGGACCGGCGCGTCATGGCCGACGGAGAGGGAAAGATCGGCGTCAACGAGGTCCGGCTCGGGCTCTCGCTTCCCGCGATCGCCGTCGAGACCTTCCGGGCGCAGCTCGCTCCGCCGGCGCTCGCCGCCGCGGCGCTCGAGGGCCACTTGTTCTCTCCGGCGGAGGCTGCCGCCGCGGGTCTCGTCGACGAGGTTGCGCCGGCGGGCGACCTGGTAGCGCGGGCCGTGCTCGCCGCGCGAGCCCTGGCCCCGGACGGCCCGGCGTTCGCCGAGATGAAGCGGCTGCTGCGCCGTCCGGCCGCGGAAGCGCTCTCGCGCTCGCGCGACGAGGACTCGTGCGCATGGCTCGACGGATGGTTCTCGGAGCCCGCGCAGCGGCGGATCGGAGAAACCGTCGCGAAGCTCAAGGGCCGCTCCGCCTGA
- a CDS encoding cytochrome bc complex cytochrome b subunit, whose amino-acid sequence MSAKSEKPPGFRQRTLEAIGWEGVSHFAEKKDVPVHRSMVFYYLGGMALFLFLVQAATGILLLLYYRPSASESYESVQYIMAEVPFGWLIRSIHSWGANIFVGVVILHFLSAYFEKAYRPPRQFTWLSGTFLLFLAFGFGFSGYLLPWNTLSYFATKVGTDVPAQIPWIGPLLSRILRGGSDVTGATLSRFYGIHVAILPATATVLLGIHLYLVQLHGMSVPPKIEREGSVRRMKFFPDFLLRDMVGWLTAVALLAVLCVFFPWELGKKADPFAPAPAGIRPEWYFLSMFQALKYFPATIAGIPGELFGIVGFGVIGLAVLLVPFLDRKAVEGRSSPWWNRIGALFIVAALVLTVLALLPQPGTAAAP is encoded by the coding sequence TTGTCCGCAAAGTCTGAGAAGCCTCCGGGCTTTCGGCAGCGGACGCTCGAAGCGATCGGCTGGGAGGGCGTCAGCCACTTCGCGGAGAAGAAGGACGTCCCGGTCCACCGTTCGATGGTCTTCTACTACCTCGGCGGAATGGCGCTCTTCCTCTTTCTCGTCCAGGCGGCGACCGGGATCCTCCTCCTCCTCTACTATCGTCCGAGCGCCTCGGAATCCTACGAGAGCGTGCAGTACATCATGGCGGAGGTGCCCTTCGGCTGGCTCATCCGGTCGATCCACTCCTGGGGCGCCAACATCTTCGTCGGCGTGGTGATCCTCCACTTCCTCTCCGCGTACTTCGAGAAAGCCTACCGTCCGCCCCGCCAGTTCACCTGGCTGTCCGGCACGTTCCTCCTCTTCCTCGCATTCGGATTCGGCTTCTCCGGGTACCTCCTCCCGTGGAACACGCTGTCGTATTTCGCGACGAAGGTCGGGACCGACGTTCCGGCGCAGATCCCCTGGATCGGTCCGCTCCTCTCGCGGATCCTCCGCGGCGGCTCCGACGTGACGGGCGCCACGCTCTCGCGCTTCTACGGGATCCACGTGGCGATCCTGCCGGCGACCGCGACCGTCCTGCTCGGCATCCACCTGTATCTCGTCCAGCTGCACGGAATGAGCGTGCCGCCGAAGATCGAGCGCGAAGGCTCGGTGCGCAGGATGAAGTTCTTCCCGGACTTCCTCCTGCGCGACATGGTGGGCTGGCTCACGGCCGTCGCGCTGCTCGCCGTCCTCTGCGTCTTCTTCCCGTGGGAGCTCGGCAAGAAGGCCGACCCGTTCGCTCCGGCGCCGGCGGGGATCCGCCCCGAATGGTATTTCCTGTCGATGTTCCAGGCGCTCAAGTACTTTCCGGCCACGATCGCGGGCATCCCGGGAGAGCTCTTCGGCATCGTCGGGTTCGGCGTGATCGGGCTCGCCGTCCTGCTCGTGCCGTTTCTCGACCGCAAGGCGGTCGAGGGGCGCTCCTCCCCCTGGTGGAACCGCATCGGCGCGCTGTTCATCGTGGCGGCGCTCGTTCTCACGGTCCTGGCGCTGCTGCCGCAGCCCGGAACGGCGGCGGCGCCATGA